One Desulfonatronovibrio magnus genomic window, CGTCATCGAGGTTGAAGAATCTTCTCGCCAGATCAATGAATTTTTCTGCAGATCCTTCTTCTCTTGATCTTCTCTTGAGAAACACTATAGGTGCATGATACAGTTTTTTGACTAAGGACTGGCTAAGCTGCTCCATGGCAGCCCTGGTTTGCTCATCCACATCAGGCCCAAGGCTGCGTAAAGATTTTTTGAGCTCTTTGCGGGCAATACTTTCACCATGGTTGAGCATGTCCACAATGGTGGGACTCAGGTCCAGAGATTGAAGCCATTGTTCAAACTTGTCAGCTTCCTCTTTTACAATATCCATGGCCCTAGCTGCCTCTTCTCTTCTGCCGGCCAGGTTTTCCTCCACCACTTCTCTGAGATCGTCAATATCGTAGAGATAGACACTGTCGAGTGAATTGACATCGGGATCAATATCTCTGGGTACGGCAATATCAATAAAAAACATTGGTCTGTGCCGTCTCTGCCTGAGAATGTTTTTGATCTGCGACGCATTGATGATAGTGCTTTGAGCTCCGGTAGAACTGATTACAATGTCTACCCTGTGCAGGTTGTCCAGCATTTTTTCCATGCACATGGATTCGCCTTGAAATTTGTCAGCAAGTTCCCTTGCTCTTTCAGGTGTTCTGTTGGCCACCATTATTGTTTTCAGGCCGCTGTTGAGCAGGTGCATGGCGGCAAGTTCTGCCATTTCACCAGCTCCAATGAGCATGGCAGACTGATCCTGCAGTTCTCCAAAAATTTTTTTGGCCAGTTCTACTGCAGCATAGCTGATGGAGACAGCACTGGATGAAACTGCTGTTTCCGTTCGAATACGTTTGGCTGCAGAAAAAGATTTGTGCAGCAGACGGTTGACAATCACCCCTGCAGATTTTTCTTTTACTGCTTTGCGGTAAGCGTCTTTCAGCTGGCCCAGGATTTGAGGTTCGCCAAGAACCATGGAGTCTAAGCTGGAAGCTACGCTGAACAGATGATGGACTGCATTTTGTCCCTCATGTACGTAGATATGATCTCTCAGCACATCCTGGCTTTGTCCGCAATAGTTGGACCAGGTGGCAAGAACTCTGGTCTGAACCTCTTCCCTGTCATGGTTGCCGACGCAGAGCACCTCAACTCTGTTACAGGTGGATAGAATGAGAGCTTCTCCCACTGGACCTTGACTGTTTATGAGTGCCTGCTCTCTGGGATTGAAACCTGACAGGGCGTACTTTTCCCTGATCTCAACGTCAGCTGTTTTGTGGTTGAGTCCAAAAAGGTATATTCTTTGTTCCATTACGGCCTTAAGCTGTGATGTGTTTCCGTAAAAAAGTTGATGCCAACAAATGAGGCAAGGGAGAGAATGAAAATAATGATGGCCATTTGAGCTGTTCTTTTGCCACGCCAGGCACCGGATATCCTGCGATGAAAAAGCCAGGCAAATACAAACCAGATAACCATGGTAATGATCTCTTTGGGATCCCAGGTGAAGATGGTTTTCCATGTGAAGGCAGCCCAGATAAAGCCTGATAATACTCCCACAGTATAAAGAGGAAATCCGGCAATGACAGCTATATGATTTGCCTTGTCAAAGCTTTGCAGTGAGGGAATATCTTTGGATACGCTGCTCAGTTTGGTCTTGGTTTTTATTTTCCTGTCAAGATACAAATAAGATATGCCTGCGCCAAAAGCCATGGCCAGCAGGGCCATGCTCATAAACAAAGATCCGATATGCAGGCTGAACCATAACCCCTGCAACAGACCGGGAACGGGCAGTGTGGTGGGTGAAATGGCAAGAGAACCGGTGAAAATGAGCAGAGCAAGTGGCGCTGCAGTGATGGAGAGAAATTTTAGTTTAAGTTTCCACCACACAAAAAAATAACAGAGCAAAAAGCACCAGGCCAGAAGGCTGATATAAAACTGATTATGGGTCAGGACCTGACCCAGGCCCAGTGCATACTTGAGAACAAGGTCCAGAGTATGCAGTCCAAAGCCTGCAGCAGTAACAATAACCGCCCAGTCCTGGGTTTTCTTGCGGGAATAAATAAGACCCAGCAAAAATGACAATGCTCCAGTCAGGTAAAGAAGGGCAATGAAAAAGTCTAAAATTCTAAATGAGATCATTGACTACACCTTGTACCTCGTTATGTGTGTCTGATGGCAGGATTTGCTGTAAAAGCTCTGCAAGCTGCCGACTTTTGCCCTGTTTCAGAAGGGGTAATGCCTCTGAATCAACAATTGCCCGGAAATACTCTCGGTTTTTTTTCTGAGGCAAATCAAGGGGCAGGATGATTTTCCTAACTGCTGCAAGCAGTTCGGTCAAGAGGGCGTATTCCGGTCCGTAGATGTCACTTAAGTCCTGCTTTATTCTTGCGGTCAGGGCCGGACTGCATCCGCAAGTGGAAACAGCAATAATCAGGTCTTGCCTGGAAAAGACACCGGGTAAAATAAAGTCACCCTGATCAGGAGTTTCCGCTACATTGCACAGAATGTTTTTTTCCTGACAGGCCCGGGCTACCTTTTCGTTTACTTCAGGATCATTGGTACAGGCAAAAACCAGGCTGCAACCCTCAAGATGAGTAACATTAAATGATTCTTTAAGGTGCGTCAGTCTGGAGTCCTGATCCTGGATGTCGAGTGAGTCAGTGAAAGGGTCAATAACGATGACTTTCTCTGGAGAACACGACATGAGAGTTTTGATCTTTCTCAGCCCAACACTGCCCGCACCCACAATTAAACAGGTTTTGTCAGATATATTTAGAAAAATCGGAAAATAGCGCATGTCTGTTAAACCTTCTGTATTAATGACTTACTGCTTCAATCCTGTACCAAAAAACAAGATTTTTTTACAGCAATAATGCACAAGATCCAAACTCTTCAGCCTTCAACTTTCAACTTCCAGCTATGATCTTTCAGCCTTCAGCTATAAGCTTTGAGCTATAAGCCTTCAGCCTTCAGCCTTCAGCCTTCAGCCTGAAAAATCCTGTTATCGCAACAACTTAACGATTCTTGTGTAAGTTGGGTTGTATGTTGTTCCTGTATTCTGTCATAAACCGGCACAGGCAAGTCATGGTTGCCCACTTTGGAGTCTTGAGATAAGCTTGCCGTCTTCAGGGGGAACATTGAATACCAACACTCTCATTATACAACTGGCCCGCCTTGGTGATTTATTGCAGACCAGTCGGCTTGTAAAGTCTTTGCAGCAGCATTCCCGGGTCCATCTCTGTATTGATAAATCTTTGGCAGCTCTAACTGAGCTTGTTTATCCGGGAGTTGAGATTCATGCCTTGCATGCCCATGGTTCCGGTAAGATGAGCTCTGCTGAGATTATGCGCCACAACCTGCAAGTCAAGAGTAAATTATCAGCCACCAACTATGAACTGGTTGTAAACCTTAATTATTCAGGGATGAATTTTGCCCTGTCCAGGCTTTTCTCTCCCGAAAAAGTGCGTGGGTATATTAATTATGATGGTCAGGAAGCAAGACATCAATGGACCAAGCTTTTTTTCAGACTTTGTGCCCACAGACGTCTGAGCAGCATTAACCTTATGGATTTCTGGGGGCTATACGCTCCAAACCCTTTGTCACCCGCCAAAGTCAATCCTCTGGCTTCAGACCAGGGTAGCGGGATAGGGGTTGTCATGGCCGGACGTGATTCCAGAAGATCAGTACCTTTAACGACCCTGGCGGGACTGACCAGGGCAGTCCGTGATAAATGCAGAGGCAAAAAAATTTATCTTCTGGGCAGCAGTGCTGAAATGGCTCATGCCAGAAAATTTCAACAGGAAATCAGTTCGACTTTGCATAGTGATGTGGTTAACCTTGTGGGCAGGACATCGCTTTTAGATTTGGCTGAGGTTATTAAATCTTTAGAAATTGTGCTGACTCCGGATACCGGAACCATGCATCTCGCTGCCCACTCAGGGACAAAAGTACTGGCGTTTTTTCTATCATCAGCTTGTTGTTTTGAGACCGGACCATATGGCACAGGACATGAAGTTTTTCAAGCAATGCCCTCCTGTGCGCCCTGTGTGGAGTCCCGAAAATGTAAGTTTGACCTTGTCTGTCATGATATTCTTGGCAGTAGAAAAACTTTTCAGGCTATTCTTGGTAAAGAGGTCAAGGGTGATCATCAGGGCATCTTATATGAATCTCGTGTAGATGATCTTGGAGTAAATTATACCCCGGTTTGCGGCATTGATCAGTACGCAGAAAAAAGGGCTCAATTGCGAGAATTAATACGCAGGCAAGTGGGGCTTAAGGCATGTTCAGTTGATATTGCTGAAGAAACAGCCCGGATTTTCTTTCATGAAAACCAGTGGATGCTCTAAGCCTGGCCATTAACAAATAACAAATAACAGATAACAAATAACAAATAACAAATAACTTTTAACTCTCAAGACAGTAAATTCACATGATAAAGGATAACTTTGGCAGGACTATAAGCTATCTGCGATTGAGTGTCACCGACAGATGCAATCTGCGCTGTTTTTATTGCAGGCCTTGTCAGTCAAGGTTTATGCCTCATGAGACAATTCTGTCTTATGAAGAGATGATTTATCTTCTGAGCATTTTTTCAGAAATGGATGTACAAAAGGTCAGGTTGACCGGTGGGGAACCTTTTGTCCGCAAGGATATTCTGTATTTTCTTAACAGGGTGAAAACCACTTTGCCTGATCTTGACATGCGTTTGACCACCAATGCGACATTGATAGCAGGCAAGATCAGAGCCCTTAAGGATATTGGAATAAAGGGGCTCAATATATCATTAGACAGCCTGGACCGTCATAAATATCAGCGCATAACCGGCATGGACTGTCTTGATAATGTCATGGCCAGCATAAGGCGCTGTCTTAATTTTGGCATACGGGTCAAAATAAATGTGGTGGCTCTTAAGGGCGTTAATGACGATGAATTGTCTGATTTTGTAAATATGGCCATGGAGCTTCCTGTTGATATTCGTTTTATTGAATTCATGCCCATAGGTCATAAAACTCTCTGGCAGAAGGAACATTTCTGGTCTGCCGATGATATTGTAAGTGAAGTGCAAAATATGGTTGAAATTGTGCCTGCGCCTTTCAGCAGCTTGAATCATGGGCCTGCAGCTGTCTATGACCTGGTTGAAGGGCAGGGCAGGATAGGGGTGATATCTCCTCTTAGCAATCATTTCTGCGGAACCTGCAACAGGTTCAGGATAACTGCAGATGGCAGGCTTAGAACCTGTCTTTTTTCAGACAATGACTTCAGACTGCTTCCTTTGTTACGGTCAAAAAAAATAAGTAAAGAAAGGGTGCGCATAGTACTGGAAAGAGCTGGATTGCAAAAACCAATGGGGCATGAAATAATGGGGGCGCGTGGGAGTTCAGAAAAAAGCATATGCAGTAGAATTATGTCTTCTATAGGCGGTTGAGCAACAATGCTTAAAGTTGAAATAGATTTGCAGTCCATCAGGGATAATTATCAGATACTGGCGCGTGCTGCAGGGGTTGATTTGATGCCTGTAGTCAAGGCAGACGCTTATGGTCATGGTATGGAGCAGGTAGCCATGGCCCTTTGGAAGCAGGGTGCAAGATACTTTGCAGTGGGGCCTGTTTTTGAAGGCCTGATTTTAAGGTCTGTGCTGCCGGAGGCTGGAATTTTTTCTCTTATGGGGCCCCTGAATGACAATGATGTTCTTATAATCAGACAGAAAAATATCATTCCTTTCATTCATTCCTGGGAACAACTTCAACTTTTATCAAATATGGATCCTCATGGATCTCCTTTGCCTGTGGGATTGAAGTTTGATACAGGAATGAACAGGCTGGGTTTTAAATGTGATCAGGTGGGTCTGTTGATTGATTTTTTGCAAAACAATCCCAAAGTAAACCTGACAATTATTTCATCTCATCTTGCCCTTGCAGATGACCCATTGATGAATCATCAGGTGATTGAGCAGTGGAAGTGCATGCAGGAGGTTTCAGATTTTTTTAATCAGGCAGGTTTCATTCATCAGAAAACCATGGCCAACTCAGCTGCCATTCTCAATGTACCTGAAACCATAGGCGATATAGCAAGGCCGGGCATTGCCCTGTACGGAGGCAATCCATTTACCGGAACCTGCTGTGAGGGAAAAGGAGACTGCCTTAAGCAGGCCATGCGGGTCAAGGCGCCGGTTTTATCCGTCAGTAATCTGCTTAGAGGTGAGGGGATAAGTTACGGACTAACTTTTGTGGCCCCCAGAAATATGCGGGTGGCAATTATTGGGTGTGGGTATGCGGACAATTATTCCAGAAGTCTGTCCAATAAGTCGTGGATGATTTTTAAAGGACATATGCTGCCGGTTCTGGGCCGGGTCTGTATGCAGATGAGTGCGGTGGATGTCTCCCATGTTCCGGATATCAGCCCTGAAGACGAAGTTTTTGTGCTTGGAGGAGATGAACTGGGTGAGATAAGTGTTCATCAGCTGGCATTCTGGTGGAATACCATTTCTTATGAGGTGTTTTGTCTTCTGGGCAAGAATGAGAAAGTTTTTATCCACTCCTGAAAGGTTTTTACATGTGGATTATACTTTCATTTTTGACAGCTGTTTGCGAAGCCGCCAAAGACGGCCTTTGCAAAAAATCCCTGAAAGATTTTGATGTAATCACCATTGCCTGGGTCTGGAAGGTATTCAGTCTGCCATTTATTTTGCCCCTGCTTTTTTTTACCCATGTTCCTGAAAATCTTCCAGCTGAGTTTTGGGTAGCCCTTATTGTGGGCGGTGGGCTGAATATACTGGCTACTTTGTTATATATCCGGGCCATCAATATGTCGGATTTGTCCATCAGCCTGCCATTACTTAGCTTTACCCCTGTTTTTCTGCTCTTTACTTCGCCGATTATGGTAGGGGATGTTCCTGCATTGCCAGGATATCTGGGAGTTTTTCTGATTTTTGTCGGTTCTTACCTTCTTGGTATTGGACATAGAAAAACAATATTCAGTCCTTTAAAGGCAATTACGCGCGAACCCGGAGCCAGGCTCATGCTGGGTGTGGCATTTATATGGAGCATCGCAGCTAATATGGATAAAATCGGGGTAATGTCCAGTTCTCCTTTTTTCTGGGCTGTATGCGTGCAGAGCTTTATTTCTCTTGGGCTGACTGTAGTACTTCTGATTAACAGACAATCATTGCGGGGCAAGCTGTCAGGGAACTATCCACTTCTTCTTTTGATTGGCTTTTTCACTGGAGCTGGCTTTGTCTGTCAGATGACAGCTATTAAAATCGGTCTTGTTCCTTATGTTATTGCCATTAAACGCACCAGTATCATTATGGGGGTTTTAATTGGAGGACTTTTTTTTATGGAAAAGGATCTGAAAACCAGGGTGGGCGCTGCTGCAGTCATGGTTGCAGGCGTCTTTGTGATTGCTTTTTATTGATTTTTGCCGTGGATTAGCGATTTATCCTGGAGCACCCGAGATCGAAAGTGTATGTAACTTACGCCCCTCGTGCCCGGGCTCCAGTCTGAAAAAAGTAGAATTGTCCAGTACGCCTTTGAACCTTTTGAAGGATTGCAGGGAGCTTATATGAAACAGATACTAAAAATTATTTCCTCCATCTATCTGGTAATTATTTTTACGATTATCTCTGTTCTAACTCTGATTTTTTATCGTGACCCTAAAAAGAGGCTGGATCGGATCAGTCGCAATACAGCCATGTTCAGTCCGATTCTACTATGGATTATGGGTGTGCAGGTTAGAATCAAAGATCACAGTAATGGCCGGGCTTTTCAGGGAAAAACCATGGTCGTGGCCAATCATCTGTCTTATCTTGATGTATTCATTCTGGCAGCTTTGAGGCCTACCTTGTTTATTTCTTCCGTGGAACTTTCAAGAACTTTTTTTATGGGCCATATATCCAAGCTGGGGGGGACAGTATTTGTGGAAAGAAGAAAGTACACTCAGCTCAGGCAGGAAATAGATAAAATTGCAGCTGTACTGGACCATGGTTTTTTTATGGGCCTGTTTCCTGAAGCCAGAACATCTGATGGAACATCTGTCCTGCCGTTCAAAGGAGCCCTTTTTGAAGCTGCCATAAGGTCAGATGCCGATGTTGTTCCTGCGTGTTTCAAATACCGCAGGCTTGAGGGTAAACCTCTGACAGCCGAGAACAAAAGTATAGTTGTATATCACAATATCAAGTTTGCCCCTCACATCATTAATCTTTTCAAGTACAATAAAATTGAGGTGGATTTAGAACTTTTTGACCGGGTTCCTACTGTTGGGAAAACCAGGAAGAAACTGGTGTCGCAGACCTACAGTACTGTTTTAGAGTGTTATGGAAAAGGATTTGCCGACAGATAAACTCGTCAGGGGGCAAACAGCTTCTCCCTGTCGAGCTTTGTACTCTAATGCGGGGTGTACCCGCAACCCCAAAAAAGAAATTTTAACCGCCCGTTCGCCCCTGTTGAATGGCTGCGCCTACACTTCGTGTATTCAACTGGGTAAAAAGACTCACTCAAGACGCCCAGTTAAACCCTGCTGCGCAGGAACGCTTTCAGCGTTGTTAAACCGGGCAGGCAAAGGGCGCAAAGGAAGAAAGAAGTTTTTTCATTTGCCGGGGAACCCAGTTAAACCCGCCCAGTTAAATGGCGGATATTAAACCGGGTAAATCTGCGACGGTGACTTCGTCTGTTTAACAAGGCAGGCGGCAAATGAAAAGGCAGCCTTTTTGAAAACCGATGCCCGGTTTTCAAAAATATATCTTCCTTATTTTCTTTAACTTTGAGTCCTTTGCCTGCCCAGTTGGATTGCTCGAAGAGCAAGCCCGAAGGCCATTCAACCGGGGCGCCTTTGCGGTTCAAATTCTCTTTTTTTTATGACAGAGTTTCAGGAGTAAGTTACTAAAAAGGCCTGACAGATGTTGACCTCAGCTGGATTATACCTTTATTTTTTTCAATCAGCAAAATCCGGTCAATCCTCAACAGGTGCTTACGCAAGTATTTACCTGGCCTGCTAAACAACCCACATATCATCATCGTCTCCGGAATCGTGATGATATTTTTTGCTCTCTCTTTTGCGGATAATCTCCAAGGCACCCTGAACCTCGCTTATGGCTCTGAGAATTTTTTGCTTGAGCTGATCATCAATGGTTTCATCCTCTTTAAGACTCAAGTGCAGGCTTTGCTCAGCCTTTTTTAAATGCAGTCTTTTATCACTCATGTTTACTCCTTTATTACAGTTTTGTCCTCAGGAACAGCAAGCATTTAAACAATCCGACAACATATGTGGCAAAAAAGGCAGTCCCAGTGCCACATCCAAAGCGTTACACAGGCACCAGGAAATCATTTAGAGCCCAACCTGACGATCCCTTTTTCAGTTGGGTTGCGGGCACAGCCCGCATGAGCGTTACAATATGATAAGATTATGCTTAAAAATCATGAATTGCAATACTCAATCTTTCAAGATAGGTACAAGGCTGGACTGTTGGTAACAGCGCAGCGTTTTGCATGTGTCATGTGGACCGTAGCACCTGCCCCCGCAGTAACTTAATCAAGTCATGAATGATGTACCTGCAGAAAGTCGGGAAATAAATTATTCAGGAAAAAATAATCTGCATAAGTATTTGTTGTCATTGATCTCTGACATCTGACCCCTGAAGTCTGACCTCTGAAGTCTGACCTCTGATCTCTGACTTCTGACCCCTGTGACACCAAGAATGACTTTTTGCAGCCCCATCATGAATGTAGTGGTCAGGGAATTATTGCGTAAGTGTCTGCCAACTGATAACTTTTTACTTTTCATTAAATTAATAAAAATTGTATGTATTCTTATCTCATAGGTTTTTTACTAAGTATTGTTTCCGCACCTGAGTTTGTGGTTTTTGTTCTGTTTGAAACGCTGGCCAGGTCGTACAGTTCATTATTTATGGTAATCCTGATTATCAGCACTGGAGGAACCATTGGTTCTTCTTTTATTTATGCTCTTGCAAGGATAATTGGCTATGAAAAGTTTTCCCATTTTCTTAGCACTTATGGAAAGAAGCTTTTGCTCAAGCCATCAGACTTGGAAGATATTGAATATTACTATGACAGATGGGGAAACTATATTATTTTTTTTGGCCGCTGGCTGCCTACTTTCAGGAGTTTAGTGTCGGTTCCAGCCGGCCTTTCCAAGATGAAAGCCGGGCACTTTGTGGTGATGACCTTTGCAGGTACTCTTGCCTGGAATACTATTTTATGTTCAATTCTTTATGCGTTTGGAGCATATCTGGAATATCTTGAGGTAGGTCTTGAAGGATATACATGGATCGTGTTCAGCGCCCTGATTTTACTTGGCTCGTATTTCCTGGCCAAAAGGGTAGGTGAAAAGGTGATAGACAAATCTAAGCAGGAAGATAGATAACCGGCTGAATAGATCCTGGCTTGCGCGGGCTGTCCCCAATCGACTTTTTTTAGAATCGAGTTATGCTCCCGAAAGCATGAGACTTGTACTCCGGGATCCGCTTGATTAGTAACCGATATTTTTAAACGTGTTATTTATAAGCAAGTGGGCCTCGGAAAAGCAAGCCCCTCTGTCACATCTAAGGGTCTAAGCCTGCAAAAGAAAAGCCCGTACCACTTTTGCCATTAAATGAGGTACGGGGCTTTTCAGTTTGGCCTTTTCAAGCCGTTTGTGTTGATGGATTGTTGACCAGACTATTTTAATCAGCGAGTCTTGAAGCTGATACCGCCTGAACGAGTTCTGCACTTGAGTTATAGACCATAGTGCTTTCTAAAGCCACAATCTTGGAGACCAAACTTGGGTCCTGCACTATTTGCCGGTTAAGGCGGGACTTCTGGAGAGCCTTTACTTCATCAGCTCGTGACTGTCCTTTTGCGGCATTTTCATTTTGAATTGCACTTGAAGTGTCTAAATTAAAGTTATTTACGCTGCTGATATTCATGTTGTACCTCCTTTGGCCATTAGTTCCATTTGCGAGCTTAATTACTTTATCGGATTGAGGCAGAAAAACTTAAGGCAGAATTTTGTGCCCAGTTCAAAATTTTTTTTGAAAATTCTTATTGCCAGACCGTACATAATGATTATAAATGATATTTCCAACCAATTGACCCATCTTATCTAAAGGGGGCGAAACGGTTTCGACAGGGATGATTGAAGCCGAGGTTGCAGGCCGAGGTGCTGTGGGGACCTCGTTAAACACGCAGCAAACAATTAGTTGCCAAAAACAACGAATACGCAATGGCTGCTTAGATCAGCCACGTTTCCTTTTGCCCATGCCTGATAAGCAATATGGAAGCGACGACACCCCATCAGGCTGCTCGTTTATAGCCCTGTCTCAAGGCGATAAACGTTAAGACAAGTTGAGACTGGCTCTGAAATGCCTGTCTGAGGCTTACTTCATTGCGAGATTTAAAGTCAGACTAAGCCTGTAGAAGCCTTGAGTGGAACATTCTTGGACGCGGGTTCGACTCCCGCCGCCTCCACCAGTCAATGAAAAAAGCACTTTCAAACTCAATTCATTTTTTCAAACTTACAAGTAACTAAAAAAAACTGGCCCCCGGATCAAGTCCGGGGTGACGGTTAAAGCAAACTATTTCTCTTTATCGTCATTCCGGCGAAAGCCGGAATCCAGATTTTTTCTTGTTCCCAGGCTCCAGCCTGGGAACACCTCTTTTTTTGTGGCTTAAGCCACATTTTGAAGAAGCGGCTGGAGCCGCAAGAACAAGACGTCCCCAGACTGAAGCCTGGGAACGAGGGGTATAAGTTACTCACAAGTTCGGTCTCGGGCCGCCCGGGTGAAGAGCTCATAAGTAATTTCAACGTATTGCATGTCCATTGCAGTATGTTAAGGTTTACTATGGTTCATTTATTCTTAATATTTTATGGGGTACGGCTTGGGGTACATTTTGCTTGATAGATATTATGTACCCTGCTGTACCCCATTTTTATTGGAGGTTGTCCACCAGTTTTTGCTGATTGCCATATCATCACCGTAAATAGTACCACTAATGGCAGAATTGGCAGCTGGTCATTGTCAAGCCAGGCTGCGGACCGCCTGCCTTCCAGTGTGGGCAGTCAAAATCCCGCATGTCCTGCATGAGGCAATCGCTTCTGAACTTGACGCATGCGAAGAGACAATCCATGTCCCCCGGAGGGCACAGGGCTTCGCACTGGTCCCGTTTAGCATCACAGGCCCGCAGGATGCTCCTGAACGTTTCGTTGCAGCAGTTGTTGCAGTCGATCAGGTCGGGGCAGCCGTGGACGCAGTCGATGTAGGTGCCAGTGGCGGCATGAAGGTTGGGCGTTGCCATGAACAGTAAGGCCAGGGCCAGGAAGGTGGTCAGGAATAGTTTTTTCATTATCATTTCCCTTGTGGTGCAGACAGTGTAAAAGTGTTGATCAACCAAAAATTCCAGGCAAGCTCCAAAGTACCTCACCGTCCGGAGCGGACCGGCCACACGTGGTAGGTGCGGGTCTTGAGGAAGTTGTATACGGTGCCGTTGTGCATGTTCACAAACCACGCGATGTCCGTGGGGGGCGCGTCGGTCGTACTGGACCAGTAGGGGGAGTACTGGATCCCGGTAAAGGGATGTCCGCCTTGCATTGCATGGGATAAAGCCACAAGTTCATCCATGCTCGGCAGTCGCCATCCGCCAATACCGGAGATGCTGAAAGACTCGCACCTGGACACGGCGTCCTCCCAATTCAATCTGCCGAACGGATCGGCATCCTTGGTCCACATCAGCCTCGTCATCGTATCCGTCACCGTCCCGTCCCCATTGTCCACAAACCTCTGGGCAAAGGCCGACCCTGAAAGGACTAAGGAAATCAGGCAGAGCATCAGGGCCACGGTCACAATAGTCACCCTGG contains:
- a CDS encoding DUF1566 domain-containing protein, which gives rise to MIKISRVTIVTVALMLCLISLVLSGSAFAQRFVDNGDGTVTDTMTRLMWTKDADPFGRLNWEDAVSRCESFSISGIGGWRLPSMDELVALSHAMQGGHPFTGIQYSPYWSSTTDAPPTDIAWFVNMHNGTVYNFLKTRTYHVWPVRSGR
- a CDS encoding DedA family protein produces the protein MYSYLIGFLLSIVSAPEFVVFVLFETLARSYSSLFMVILIISTGGTIGSSFIYALARIIGYEKFSHFLSTYGKKLLLKPSDLEDIEYYYDRWGNYIIFFGRWLPTFRSLVSVPAGLSKMKAGHFVVMTFAGTLAWNTILCSILYAFGAYLEYLEVGLEGYTWIVFSALILLGSYFLAKRVGEKVIDKSKQEDR